In Formosa haliotis, the sequence GAAAAATCTGGTAACTTACCATAAAACTCATTATAAGAAACATCAAGAAACGCAATCTCCTTGAAGTCTCGTATATATTCAGGTACGGTACCTGTTAAGTGATTATCATACAACCAAAACCCTCTTAATTTAGTTAGATTTTTAAAACTTTCAGGAATTTCTCCGGTAAAATTATTTTCTTCAAAACTAACAACTTTAAGTTCTGTTAAATTCCCAATCTCTTCGGGCAAGGTACCTTCTATAGCATTTCCCCATACTATAAGCCACTCGAGTTCTTTAAAAACACCAATATCTGCTGGTAAGGTTCCGGTTAAATTATTATAAACAAAATCTAATTCTACAACTTTATTTCCGGATACTTTTACTCCAAACCAATTTCTAACAGGTTCATCTGTTAACCAATTCGTATTATTAAGCCAGGAATCCCCATTCGTAGCCTTGTAAAACTCAATTAAGGCATTTTTTTCTGTATCAGACACAGCTCCATAAATTTCTTTATTTCGTGATATAAAAAATAATTCTGGAAAATTTTCACTTGAAGCTTTACAAACATAGATATCAAAATCATTATCTGTTAAACTCGAAATTCTATAGTCTTTGTTCGTTTCATTTTCGATGATTTCATCTGTCCCATCAAGATATTTTAATCTGCTCCTGTACCATTGATACGTTATATTAGTACCTTCTATATTTGGCATTGTTAAGATATATTCATTTCCCAAAACACCTTCAATAGATTCCACCTCTCCCACATATTGCGGTGAAAATTTAAAGGTTTCAAGGGTGGAATTATTTTTATAATGTACTTCTATATCATTAGAGCTATAATTATTTTCAATGATAACTAACTGAGTCAGGGAAGCCATTTCTGAAAAATCGATTAAAGTCCCGGAAAGATTATTACCTGTTAAATCTAAAATTTTTAGATATGATAAAGTTTTTAAAGATTCAGGTAAAGTTCCTGTAAGATTGCGCTGATATAAATTAATAGATACAATATGATCATCCTCTACAGTAACCCCAGACCAAGTATCGACAGGTTCATCACTTAACCAATTTTTGTTATAAGACCAAGAGTCTCCCCCTGTTGCATTATACAAGTCTATTAAAACTTGTTTTTCCTCATCTGGAACAGAAAGTAATAAACTTTTATCGACAGCATCAGGACTGTTAAATCGAGCATGTACATCTATTGAAATAGACAACATTAATACTAAAAATAGCGTAATTTTTTTCATAGTAAATGGTTTTAATTAATAGTTATTAAAATTACAGTCTCTTTCTATTTATGGAAATACCCGAATTTGGGTATATTCTTAACTTCAACTTAATCGAAAAACAACTACATTACGTTAATTCCATCACTATTTTACTAATTTTACCATATGGAAACATCGAAACGAAAAATCACGATTAAAGTAATCATTGGCTATATTATATTAGCCATTGTTGCAGTAACAACCACCTTTTTGGTTTTTTCGGAAATTAAAAATTTCATGAATTTAAAGCGTGAAGATGTTAGCGATAGAAATAAAGTTATTAATGTAGGAAACTTAATTGCAGATATATACGAAAACGAAAGCGTAGCAAGGGCAGCCATACAAAGCGGGTCTCAAGAACAATTTAAAATTTACATCTCTAAAAACACCCAACTTAATAACGACATTGATAGTTTAAAAATTAAGTTAGACAACACCCACCAAGCACAATTATTAGACAGTGTAAAACAACTTATTGCGGTAAAGTTTGAAAATATTAAAGCTCTTAAACGAATTAAAGAAGATGATTTATCTGAGCGGTCTATAGAAAATGCGTTACAAAAAATTAACTCTATTGAAAGTTCTATTGGGCGATTAACTATTGAAGATTTTGCCGAAGATCCTAATGCTTTAAACCCACAAGTTAAAAAATCGGTTGAAGAATATATTGCCATACTTAATAAATACCGCCCAAAAGACGAAGACGAAAACATAAGTCAGAAGCGTTTAGATTCTATTGTAATTGCTGCTAGAGACATGCTAAAGCAAGTAAAAAAGGATGCTTTAACACAAAAAAACAATCTATCTACCCGAGAGAATTCTATTTTGATTAACGATTTAAATGTATCGCAAAGTTTAAGAAAACTCCTTTTTAATCTTGAACATGAAATTGTAGAATATTCTAAAACCATAAATGAAGAACGCGAACAAGCCTTAGACCGCAGTACAAAAATTTTAAGCCTTGCAACCATAATTGGTACCCTATTAATCATTTTATTTTCCTTTATCATTTTAAATGATTTCTGGAAAAGTCAGAAATACCGAAAAGATTTAGAAAAAGCAAATGCTTTTACCTCTTCCCTACTTCAAAGTCGCGAGCAATTAATTTCTATGGTAAGTCACGATTTAAGAACACCACTCAGCACCGTAACCGGTTACAGCGATTTATTGGCTAAAATTACAAGCGATAGTAAATCGAAATACTATATAGATCGCATTACAAAAGCTTCTAAATACATGAAAAACCTGGTTGATGATTTACTGGAGTTTTCGAAACTAGAACGTGGAAATATTAATATAGAAAACATTCCGTTTTTATTAAATCCGATTATAGATGAAGTGGTTGTAAGTGTACAATCTGTATACCCAAATAAGGATATTAAATTACGAGTAGAGCGTACCACAAATATCGAAAAATCTATCCTAGGCGATCCATTTAGAGTGCGTCAAATTTTATATAATTTGGTTGGAAATGCCTATAAATTCACTGAATCTGGAGAAATTAAAATTGAAACCATAAGCTTTAAAAATACAGAGAGAAAACAACTTCTTCAGATTCGAGTATCCGATACCGGTATTGGAATTCCTACCGAAAAACAATCTATTATTTTTGAAGAATTCACCCAAATTGAAGGTGAAAACGAAAAGAAATATGATGGATTTGGTTTGGGTTTAACCATATCTAAAAAATTAGCAAATTTACTTGGCGGGGAATTATCTTTTATAAGTGAAGAGCAAAAAGGGAGTACATTTATTTTCACGTTTCCTGTAGTGTATAGTGTTAAACCTATTGCCAAATTAAAACCTAAAAGAGAAACCATAGCACCAAACCTTCATGTTATAGTTGTAGATGACGATGCCTCGTTAAGACAACTTTTAACAGATATTCTTCAAGACAAAAACCTAAAAGTTACGGCGTTTGAAACTGCAAAAAAAGCCTTAAAAGGCATGAAAAAATTAACTTACGATTTAGTTATTACAGATATCCAATTACCAAAAATGAATGGTTTTCACTTTATGGAAACCTTAAAAAAATCCTCCTTTTACAATAATCAACCTATTATTGCATCTACAGGAAGAAAGGGTTTAAAAGGTAATGTATATAAAGAAAGTGGTTTCGACGATATAATATTTAAACCTTATGGTGTAGACGAACTTATGAAAACACTGAGTAAATGGTTGCCTAGTGTAGAGTTAAAATCAACAACACCGCAGGCACCTACTACTATTCAGAAATTTAAACATTTTAATATTGCTCCTATCAGTACGTTTTTAAATAACGATATCGAATCGTTAAAAGACACCTTACAATTGTTTTTAAACGAAACCGAAAGTAATTTAGAAACTTTAGAATCTGGAGTGCATTCAAAAAACTTGGAAGTAATACAAGCTACAAGTCATAAAATGCTTACTATGTTTAAGCAATTAGAAATTAAAAGTGTTATCCCGTATTTAACCTATCTCGATACGTTAAAAGATATAAACGACGAGCACTTACTTACTAATTTTGAAAATCTTAAAGCAAAAACACAAGAAACCATTTTAGAAATGGAAGAATTTATAGACTAATATTATATTC encodes:
- a CDS encoding T9SS type A sorting domain-containing protein, with amino-acid sequence MKKITLFLVLMLSISIDVHARFNSPDAVDKSLLLSVPDEEKQVLIDLYNATGGDSWSYNKNWLSDEPVDTWSGVTVEDDHIVSINLYQRNLTGTLPESLKTLSYLKILDLTGNNLSGTLIDFSEMASLTQLVIIENNYSSNDIEVHYKNNSTLETFKFSPQYVGEVESIEGVLGNEYILTMPNIEGTNITYQWYRSRLKYLDGTDEIIENETNKDYRISSLTDNDFDIYVCKASSENFPELFFISRNKEIYGAVSDTEKNALIEFYKATNGDSWLNNTNWLTDEPVRNWFGVKVSGNKVVELDFVYNNLTGTLPADIGVFKELEWLIVWGNAIEGTLPEEIGNLTELKVVSFEENNFTGEIPESFKNLTKLRGFWLYDNHLTGTVPEYIRDFKEIAFLDVSYNEFYGKLPDFSELPKLVFLNISNNYFLASDFSDQFEAYQSMWKSHYYYSPQFSRNVPSYEEALLGSDFTLFVEQDKDSRRVQSFQWFKDGNAIDGAVNNSYVITNAMLEDNGAYNYEVYDSNIENFKWIGETITLEFKEKLSVDETHLEKVIELYPNPVIENVLRIKTNSNVEIQELQFYNVLGKEVKQISNPSDYIDLSHISAGMYVIKIYTSEGELSKRIIKM
- a CDS encoding ATP-binding protein; this encodes METSKRKITIKVIIGYIILAIVAVTTTFLVFSEIKNFMNLKREDVSDRNKVINVGNLIADIYENESVARAAIQSGSQEQFKIYISKNTQLNNDIDSLKIKLDNTHQAQLLDSVKQLIAVKFENIKALKRIKEDDLSERSIENALQKINSIESSIGRLTIEDFAEDPNALNPQVKKSVEEYIAILNKYRPKDEDENISQKRLDSIVIAARDMLKQVKKDALTQKNNLSTRENSILINDLNVSQSLRKLLFNLEHEIVEYSKTINEEREQALDRSTKILSLATIIGTLLIILFSFIILNDFWKSQKYRKDLEKANAFTSSLLQSREQLISMVSHDLRTPLSTVTGYSDLLAKITSDSKSKYYIDRITKASKYMKNLVDDLLEFSKLERGNINIENIPFLLNPIIDEVVVSVQSVYPNKDIKLRVERTTNIEKSILGDPFRVRQILYNLVGNAYKFTESGEIKIETISFKNTERKQLLQIRVSDTGIGIPTEKQSIIFEEFTQIEGENEKKYDGFGLGLTISKKLANLLGGELSFISEEQKGSTFIFTFPVVYSVKPIAKLKPKRETIAPNLHVIVVDDDASLRQLLTDILQDKNLKVTAFETAKKALKGMKKLTYDLVITDIQLPKMNGFHFMETLKKSSFYNNQPIIASTGRKGLKGNVYKESGFDDIIFKPYGVDELMKTLSKWLPSVELKSTTPQAPTTIQKFKHFNIAPISTFLNNDIESLKDTLQLFLNETESNLETLESGVHSKNLEVIQATSHKMLTMFKQLEIKSVIPYLTYLDTLKDINDEHLLTNFENLKAKTQETILEMEEFID